From the genome of Magnetospirillum sp. WYHS-4, one region includes:
- a CDS encoding MTH938/NDUFAF3 family protein gives MRISAYDFGHITVDGQTFGEDVLIHAGRASDSAWHADKHRIVPKDLDGLWDRPPAVLVVGTGFYGGMMVPEATRQAAREHGVDIRMAPTREAVELFNVLSAAPSARVDAMFHVTC, from the coding sequence ATGCGGATTTCCGCCTACGATTTCGGTCATATCACCGTGGATGGTCAAACCTTCGGGGAAGACGTCCTGATCCATGCCGGGCGGGCCAGCGACTCGGCTTGGCATGCGGACAAGCATCGCATCGTCCCGAAGGACCTGGACGGCCTGTGGGACCGTCCGCCGGCGGTGCTGGTGGTGGGCACCGGCTTCTACGGCGGGATGATGGTTCCCGAGGCGACGCGGCAAGCCGCCCGAGAACACGGGGTCGATATCCGTATGGCTCCGACCCGGGAGGCGGTGGAACTGTTCAACGTCCTCTCGGCGGCGCCTTCGGCGCGGGTCGACGCGATGTTCCACGTCACCTGCTGA